The genomic stretch aacacaacattaaaatgtaacagacacagaaacgaactataatataacaatggccattttcctgacttggtacagggcatttcaagaataaaaatggtgggttgaacctggttttgtggagCCAAACCTcacgctttaatggcaatgttaattataacattaaaatgacaacattacatgacaggactacaatacaaataaatgggagaaaatatacgacagagaaacaaacaaattagtagccaacaaaaggtactaaatgtgtcttttttttaatgatttaagtTGCAATCATCATGGTTTCTGTGTAATTCTAAGTTACAATAATTTAAGTGCATGTGGTTTATGTTTATTCTCTAACCTATTTTATAAGGGAATGTAATTTATGATTATTCTCTAACCTACCTTTTCAGTAAATGCTTTTTATGCAGTCGTGTTTTATTGGTTATCGTCTCAGCATTCTTAGATTTTAGATAGATACCATATCTTTGTAAGGGGGATTCTTGTCCCATCAACTGTTTAGCTAACTCTATTGCATTTTTCTCTTGCTCTGTAATAGCTCTccttcttttccttttttttccaaACAATCTACCTAAACCATTTCCTATTGACTTTCCAGTATTGGCCACATCTTTCCCAAAGTTGATAATATCCCTTGTAGGGTCAACAGATTTGAGAGCTTTTTCACACTCAGATTTAGCATTGTTAATTCCCTTCTCACATTTAGACTGGGCTGTATTAATACCATTACTGCATTCCTAGGAAAATAAATTGTAAAGTGAAAGTTTTGAAAGGGGGAAAAGAGAAGTGTATGTCTTCACATGATAGAACTTAGATATATGTTATCttaaaaatgataatgatatgtttgttcatatatattttgCTGATATTTTGGTATCTTATAGTTATGATTTGTAATCCCCTACCATAGCCAAGATCAATTCAGTcatgctcctttacaaatggaaaaattgctgattcgTTTCCATTCTCTGACCGAAGTTTGCATCAGCAAACAAATGCTTTaaatcttatacacaatgcttatatttatatatatgtttaaaaggtTATCAGTTCTACTTCCTAACAAGCTTCTTgtgaaaaaagaaaagacaaatacTATTTCATTTCTCTTATTCTTTGAATGCAAAGATCATACCCTAACTTAGGTTCACTAAAGTAAATAAAAGTTACCTTTGCTGCATTTTCTAGTGCATTCTTAGCTGCATTGAGACCATTCACAAAAGCCTCAACTGCATCAGTAACTGGTGCAATATCATTTTTGATAGAATTTGCAATGTTCTTCAGTTTGACAAGGCCTTCATAAATTCTCCTCTCTATTATTCTGATTGGTTCTTCTAGTTGACCTCTGAGAATGGAAGTCTGGTTATAGATCAGTTCCTGGGTGCAGGCCATTGATTGGGATGCTTGCTCTGCATTGTAAACAATGTTTACTACGGGACCAGCAAGTAACAGGGCGAATATAATGGACATGAATACAGTTCGTCCCTTTCCAGTGAACAGGTTGGGAACCATTAGTAAGAAGATACATCTCATGTGTGTAGACATGGCTAATGCTGCACAGATAGGGAGGGAAAATCCTATTGTTATGTAGCAAGAGTTTTGTAGAGAATACTCATAACTGTATCTCAAAAGAACAAACAGGATTCCACAGGTAATAACACCTCCAAATATTCCAAAGATGCCTTTTACGATCCTGTGATCTCCACGGCTGCTGTTGACAATGTTCTTTCCAAAGGATTTGACTGGCTTTGGAACCAGTTTAGGAAGTCTGACACCTATAATATTTGAATGTCCAGGAACATGAGAAAGTCTTTTTTGTAAGATATTATCAGGAATTTTGGCCTTGTTTTGTGGAACCAAAGTTTCTGTACTTTCACTCTTGTTTTTGGACATCAGGACTAATTCGTCAGTCATCTTTTTTGCCATTGACATTCTTTTGACCTTGTCTTTAAATGACAATTTCCTGACAATGAAACTAGTTGGAAATGTGCCAGTTTTACCAGTTGACCTATTATGTCCCATTGACCAGCCGTTACCAACATCTTCAACGATTGATATAGTATCTCCGACACAAAGGTTTATGTCTGTATCTGTGGTGGCCTGGTATGTAAATCTGACTTTATACATGATTGCAGACCTGGAATTTAAAACATTAAGAAGGATGATCTTATGATCTCttaaaatacttatttatttattcagaCAGCATTGGAGATTGATCTTctgtgtcattgggttgctgaATCATTGACTTAATAAACCACTTCTGTTTTATTTATACTTGTCCTACTTATATGGAAATGTGATAGCAGGTACTTGCTGGATTTAGTTTTCCTAGAGAGATAAACGTTATCCTAGTACTTTAAGCTTGGACTTGAAAGTTACTTCTAATTGTACTTTACCAATGTGAGGGACAGTCACTTGTACTTGGCAtagttataaatattaaagtaaattGACAAATTACAaagataaaagaaattaaaaagaagTATTTAACACATAGACTATCATGT from Mytilus edulis chromosome 7, xbMytEdul2.2, whole genome shotgun sequence encodes the following:
- the LOC139529886 gene encoding DC-STAMP domain-containing protein 2-like, coding for MYKVRFTYQATTDTDINLCVGDTISIVEDVGNGWSMGHNRSTGKTGTFPTSFIVRKLSFKDKVKRMSMAKKMTDELVLMSKNKSESTETLVPQNKAKIPDNILQKRLSHVPGHSNIIGVRLPKLVPKPVKSFGKNIVNSSRGDHRIVKGIFGIFGGVITCGILFVLLRYSYEYSLQNSCYITIGFSLPICAALAMSTHMRCIFLLMVPNLFTGKGRTVFMSIIFALLLAGPVVNIVYNAEQASQSMACTQELIYNQTSILRGQLEEPIRIIERRIYEGLVKLKNIANSIKNDIAPVTDAVEAFVNGLNAAKNALENAAKECSNGINTAQSKCEKGINNAKSECEKALKSVDPTRDIINFGKDVANTGKSIGNGLGRLFGKKRKRRRAITEQEKNAIELAKQLMGQESPLQRYGIYLKSKNAETITNKTRLHKKHLLKRSKRGVLHKICVVLDIEAVCKVVQVANVLVCKPIKFISTVIEGANTAVNSVLNDVISFFYFDFDGDISTIGNINSSKTAAQIISQVKEDIQSRTKWILTVSGIVSNILVITLLLLFLKSIFYLKKFLSKDRYDNIYISKAFKTYDKQCKEQGKPSVLPLKRKECRNYADTRSPWLSSKEIDHAKTGITKIGIHILIATVIIFFDYVLYFVLMLIDRYGNLNINIGGTSSLSVSVEGSGFISAFLRAFLSTIKLDSDFGVEFNLTTCIPTPSKPDDDNIYKFSFLYFFAFVFLIMQAYGLRLRRKIVTFFYPERDIERIKYLHEKIRHQRKSLMNWLTQHVISRNKQFHMENRLTFRGWMEYRCPIFAKYFCPCLPKYKTCISCENKEDGRIRFHQCDKCQSNYCEECFGDMKYICLVCNAKSNMSKR